One window from the genome of Paenibacillus azoreducens encodes:
- a CDS encoding aminotransferase class IV, translating into MKWILLNGQCTDAQAAVVSVMDHGFLYGMGLFETFRTYLGEPFLLERHLDRLAQGCETLGIGTSNLPDSRQMRQWIRELMEANGLKEAYIRYTVSAGEDILGLPTGMYNHPNTVLMAKPLPEASDQLYSQGKALRLLTIRRNSPEGATRLKSLHYMNNILAKRELSSYPEAVSLHAEGLMLNSDGYLSEGIVSNLFFVKNNQLYTPDTACALLPGITRGIVLELASSEGISCEEGFYTWEDLKRADEIFLTTSIQELVPVTRLIDGAGAETLISGGRCGAVTNRLLSLYRRRTGGYHENDHL; encoded by the coding sequence ATGAAATGGATTCTGCTGAACGGTCAATGTACCGATGCTCAAGCAGCCGTGGTTTCCGTTATGGATCACGGCTTTTTATACGGCATGGGCTTGTTTGAAACATTTCGGACCTATCTCGGCGAGCCGTTTTTGCTTGAAAGGCATCTGGACCGGTTGGCTCAGGGCTGCGAAACACTGGGGATCGGAACTAGCAATTTGCCTGATTCCCGGCAGATGCGGCAGTGGATACGCGAACTTATGGAAGCGAACGGACTAAAGGAAGCGTACATCCGCTATACTGTCAGCGCAGGGGAGGATATATTGGGCCTGCCTACAGGGATGTACAACCATCCCAATACGGTGCTGATGGCCAAACCTCTGCCGGAGGCGTCGGATCAGCTGTACTCCCAGGGGAAAGCACTGCGGCTGCTTACCATCCGCCGCAATTCGCCGGAAGGGGCCACGCGCCTGAAGTCGCTTCATTATATGAACAACATTTTGGCAAAAAGAGAGCTTTCTTCCTACCCTGAAGCTGTAAGCTTACATGCCGAAGGCTTGATGCTGAATTCGGACGGCTATCTTTCGGAAGGAATCGTCAGCAATCTTTTTTTCGTGAAAAATAATCAACTTTATACACCGGATACAGCTTGCGCCCTGCTGCCAGGCATCACGCGCGGCATAGTTCTGGAGCTGGCATCGTCAGAAGGAATAAGCTGCGAAGAAGGTTTTTATACGTGGGAGGATTTGAAGCGGGCGGATGAAATCTTTTTGACAACCTCCATTCAGGAGCTTGTTCCGGTTACGAGACTAATCGATGGCGCAGGTGCAGAAACGTTAATCAGCGGCGGACGCTGCGGCGCAGTCACAAACCGGCTGCTGTCGCTGTACCGGAGGCGAACGGGAGGTTATCATGAAAACGACCATTTATGA
- the pabA gene encoding aminodeoxychorismate/anthranilate synthase component II, whose product MILVIDNYDSFTYNLVQYLGELGEDVKVFRNDEIDIRGIEELAPDHILISPGPCTPNEAGISLKAIEQFKGKIPIFGVCLGHQAIGAAFGGKVVRAERLMHGKTSPIIHQGTSVFEGLPSPFTATRYHSLLVERSTLPDCLEITAETEEGEIMGLRHKEYPIEGVQFHPESIITDYGHQMLRNFLKRKAATGV is encoded by the coding sequence ATGATTCTGGTGATTGACAATTATGATTCTTTTACGTATAACCTGGTCCAATATCTTGGAGAGCTGGGGGAAGATGTCAAGGTATTCCGCAATGATGAAATTGATATTCGGGGGATTGAAGAGCTTGCGCCGGATCATATTCTGATCTCGCCAGGGCCTTGTACTCCGAATGAGGCGGGAATCAGCCTGAAGGCAATCGAGCAGTTTAAAGGAAAAATCCCGATTTTCGGGGTTTGCCTCGGACATCAGGCGATCGGAGCGGCATTTGGCGGCAAGGTTGTACGCGCGGAGCGTCTGATGCATGGCAAAACCTCGCCGATTATTCATCAGGGCACATCCGTTTTCGAGGGGTTGCCGTCTCCGTTTACAGCGACGCGGTACCATTCTTTGCTGGTAGAGCGCAGTACATTGCCTGATTGCCTGGAAATTACGGCAGAAACGGAAGAAGGCGAGATCATGGGGCTGCGCCACAAGGAATATCCTATTGAGGGCGTCCAGTTCCATCCTGAGTCGATCATTACTGATTACGGTCATCAGATGCTCCGTAACTTCCTGAAGCGGAAGGCAGCTACAGGCGTATGA
- a CDS encoding anthranilate synthase component I family protein, whose product MKGDGIFRLEQWKGWVDRGFTILPYVIETDISAEGSGLPVSWSYAWRQASPHSFVLESGKDGRYTYLGLDPVSIVKGKGNAAVITGLHEGHTRESGAPLEIIKRWMEPFRAPASEDREEMLADLPPFLGGCVGFLGYDVVRSLERLPEQAQDDPEIPDYLWMRFEQIWIYDHAAGKLYCVVHQRVAANEELERLYDEARVIAQSMLNRWRGFTDQAGEALGEERLERDKLMQVAQPELDSGQWPGMRSAFPQADFERAVEDVQDYIRQGDVFQVNLSLRQEQELRSEPERVYEWLRILNPSPYMGLLRSPDFYLASASPELLVKRQGEQICARPIAGTRRRGHTFEEDREMAEELFGSEKERAEHVMLVDLERNDIGKVAAYGTVRVPELMTVEHYSHVMHLVSQVEGKLAQDKDAYDVIAALFPGGTITGAPKVRTMEIIEELEPVRRGPYTGSMGWIDYNGNLELNIIIRTLVAVDGIGMIQTGAGIVIDSEPYREYRECYNKAKAVVKAVLLSEQEAAAGMKRREKGMRV is encoded by the coding sequence TTGAAAGGGGACGGCATATTTAGGTTAGAACAATGGAAGGGATGGGTGGACCGGGGGTTTACCATTCTGCCATATGTCATTGAAACGGATATTTCGGCAGAAGGCTCCGGCCTTCCCGTTTCCTGGTCATATGCCTGGCGGCAGGCGTCCCCCCATTCCTTTGTCCTCGAAAGCGGCAAGGATGGACGTTATACTTACCTGGGACTTGATCCCGTTTCAATTGTGAAGGGAAAGGGAAACGCAGCGGTGATTACCGGATTGCATGAAGGGCACACTCGTGAGTCGGGAGCACCGCTGGAGATCATCAAGCGGTGGATGGAGCCATTCCGGGCGCCAGCGTCCGAGGATCGGGAGGAGATGCTTGCCGATTTGCCCCCATTTCTTGGCGGCTGCGTCGGCTTCCTGGGATACGACGTGGTCCGTTCTCTGGAGCGGCTGCCTGAGCAGGCGCAAGACGATCCCGAAATTCCCGACTATTTATGGATGCGGTTTGAACAGATATGGATCTATGATCATGCCGCCGGCAAGCTGTATTGCGTTGTCCATCAGCGGGTAGCAGCCAATGAAGAACTGGAGCGCCTATACGATGAAGCCCGGGTTATTGCCCAGTCGATGCTGAATCGGTGGCGCGGGTTTACCGATCAAGCGGGAGAAGCGCTTGGGGAAGAGCGGCTTGAGCGTGACAAGCTCATGCAGGTAGCACAGCCCGAGCTTGATTCAGGACAGTGGCCGGGCATGCGGAGCGCCTTTCCGCAGGCGGACTTCGAGCGGGCGGTTGAAGACGTTCAGGATTATATCCGCCAAGGCGACGTATTTCAGGTCAATCTGTCGCTTCGGCAGGAACAGGAGCTGCGTTCGGAACCGGAGCGGGTCTATGAATGGCTGCGGATTTTGAATCCATCGCCATATATGGGGCTTCTTCGTTCTCCGGATTTTTATCTGGCGAGCGCCTCCCCTGAACTGCTGGTCAAACGGCAGGGAGAGCAGATTTGCGCCCGTCCGATTGCCGGAACCCGCCGCCGCGGGCATACCTTTGAAGAGGACCGGGAGATGGCGGAGGAACTGTTTGGCAGCGAAAAGGAGCGTGCAGAGCATGTCATGCTTGTGGACCTTGAGCGTAATGATATCGGCAAAGTGGCGGCATACGGCACGGTTAGGGTTCCGGAGCTGATGACGGTCGAACATTATTCCCATGTCATGCATTTGGTTTCCCAGGTAGAGGGAAAGCTGGCTCAAGACAAAGACGCATATGATGTGATTGCCGCCCTCTTTCCGGGCGGGACGATTACCGGGGCGCCCAAAGTGCGCACGATGGAGATCATCGAAGAGCTGGAACCCGTAAGACGGGGGCCGTATACAGGCTCGATGGGCTGGATTGACTATAATGGAAATTTGGAATTAAATATTATCATAAGAACGCTGGTTGCTGTGGATGGAATCGGCATGATTCAGACCGGCGCGGGGATTGTAATCGATTCCGAGCCATATCGCGAATATCGCGAGTGTTACAATAAAGCCAAAGCTGTCGTCAAGGCCGTACTGTTAAGCGAACAGGAAGCGGCCGCGGGCATGAAGCGGCGGGAAAAGGGGATGAGAGTATGA